One genomic window of Cyanobacteria bacterium FACHB-DQ100 includes the following:
- a CDS encoding alkaline phosphatase, whose protein sequence is NAAVNGSTPPEKLLGVFSAIHTFDDRTEEALGLNTANPKPLYVETAPTVAEMLDASLKIIQRDPDGFFAVVEEEGSDNFANNNNAVGTVEAVRRADAAIGVAMNYVNTQDPNTLVITAADSDAGGLQVSQFKPYTRPTGSAITTPELLDSETEVPFINVNPTTTNTTRNFLDGVNGSTASADAPWKPFPSMDSLDGPMGNFGVGWVGTPDFPGSIVSKAYGMNADLLPSTLDNTEIYRLMYQTMFGVRFSEVLKAEGGQKTAEVTTGEGYLAVVNFGGVGVDPSESTIAEADTIQFRGADLTARNLLLTEQGDDLVISFEGVANTGVILRNFHSENLNNLSQATGASVDFGNLIFDGQSSVEDSFDVFRADADLAQILNRNSVTFFNDLDNTVSGFDDSNDVMNAQGGDDRSFGLGGDDLLRGGAGFDYLDGGLGSDILVGGTEADVFALATGNGSDTIQDFNISEGDKIALSGGLTFGRLSLLQGTGANANNTLIQAGTSNELLATLVGVQASSLTQSSFMLIA, encoded by the coding sequence AATGCTGCGGTGAATGGCTCAACCCCACCAGAAAAGCTCTTAGGCGTGTTTTCTGCGATTCATACGTTTGACGATCGTACCGAAGAAGCCTTGGGCTTAAATACAGCAAATCCGAAGCCGCTCTATGTCGAAACCGCTCCGACAGTTGCGGAAATGCTCGATGCCTCTCTCAAAATTATTCAGCGAGACCCGGATGGTTTCTTTGCAGTAGTTGAAGAGGAAGGAAGCGATAACTTCGCGAACAACAACAATGCCGTTGGAACGGTTGAAGCAGTCCGACGGGCGGATGCGGCGATCGGGGTTGCGATGAATTACGTGAATACACAAGACCCCAACACGTTAGTTATTACTGCTGCTGATAGTGATGCTGGAGGGTTGCAGGTTTCCCAGTTTAAACCTTACACTCGTCCGACCGGAAGCGCGATTACCACGCCAGAATTGCTCGATAGCGAAACTGAAGTTCCTTTCATTAATGTCAATCCCACCACGACAAACACGACTCGGAATTTCCTCGATGGTGTGAATGGCAGCACAGCGAGCGCTGACGCTCCTTGGAAACCCTTTCCATCAATGGATAGTTTGGATGGCCCGATGGGGAATTTTGGAGTCGGCTGGGTTGGGACACCCGACTTTCCGGGTAGCATCGTTTCCAAAGCTTATGGTATGAATGCCGACCTACTGCCCAGTACTTTAGACAACACCGAAATTTACCGTCTCATGTACCAAACGATGTTTGGGGTACGGTTTTCGGAGGTGCTTAAGGCTGAGGGTGGACAAAAGACGGCTGAAGTAACGACAGGCGAGGGTTATCTAGCTGTTGTGAATTTTGGTGGTGTCGGTGTTGATCCTTCAGAAAGCACGATCGCTGAAGCAGACACAATCCAATTTAGGGGTGCGGATTTGACGGCTCGCAATCTGTTGCTCACTGAGCAAGGTGATGATCTTGTGATCAGCTTTGAGGGTGTTGCCAATACAGGTGTGATTCTACGAAATTTTCACTCGGAGAATCTAAATAATCTGAGTCAAGCAACAGGAGCATCTGTTGACTTTGGAAACCTGATCTTTGATGGGCAGAGCAGTGTTGAAGATAGCTTTGATGTGTTCAGAGCCGATGCAGATCTCGCTCAAATCCTGAACCGCAATTCTGTTACCTTTTTCAATGATTTAGATAATACAGTAAGCGGGTTTGACGACTCGAATGATGTAATGAATGCTCAAGGGGGTGACGATCGCAGCTTCGGGCTTGGCGGTGATGATCTTCTGCGCGGCGGTGCTGGCTTCGACTATCTCGATGGTGGCCTCGGCAGTGACATCCTGGTAGGTGGTACAGAAGCTGATGTGTTTGCGCTAGCAACAGGGAATGGTTCTGACACAATCCAAGACTTCAACATCTCCGAAGGCGATAAGATTGCTCTGTCAGGGGGATTGACCTTTGGACGGTTAAGCCTTCTCCAAGGGACAGGTGCGAATGCTAACAATACGCTCATTCAAGCGGGAACTAGCAATGAGTTGTTAGCAACGTTGGTGGGAGTTCAAGCAAGCAGTCTGACACAATCTAGCTTTATGTTGATTGCTTAG